The DNA sequence CAGGATTTGCTTGATTTAAGCCGCCTTGAAAACTGGCAGGATAGAAAAGAGCAAATGGAAAGAATAGTTTTATCAGATATTGCAAACAAAGAATGTCTGTATTTTGAACCCGTATTTTTTGAGAATAATAAAGAACTTGAATATAATATAGAGGATAATATTTCTGTTTTGGGAGATGCAAATAAGATAAAGGATCTTATCTCGGTACTTTTGGAAAATGCTATGAAATACTCACTTTCACACACCACACTTACTTTAAATAAGAGAAAAAAGGATATTGTTTTATCTGTTGAAAATGACGTGGAAAAAGAACTTTCAAAAGAGGATACCGTCAATATATTTAAGCGTTTCTACAGACTTGACGAATCTCACTCAAGTAGCGGCTATGGACTCGGTCTTCCTATCGCAAAGGAAATAGTGCTTATGCATAAGGGAGAAATTAAGGTCGTAAGTAAGGATAAGAAAGTATTCTTTGAGATTTATTTTCATATATAATTTTAACTAAGTAATTAGGAGGATATAGCAAATATTATATCCTCCTATATATTTCATAAAACCGGGTAATTTTGTATCTTCTACTTAACATACTTCTCAAATTTGTCTACACTCATTTTTGCTCGCTTAGCAGCCTCATCAACACTCAATATACCATCCTTTACAAGTGATACCAAAGTACTTACAATTCCACTTTCTCCGGCTCTATCAAGCTCTAATACATCTACTTCTTTTCTTAAATCCTCATATAATTCCTTTAATGCTTCTGTCATACCTTCTCCTTTCTCTCCATATTTAAGTCGATATTTCATATTTGAGGTAATTGGAAACTTTTCGCTATAAAAATCACTTTTTTTAAAAACCTTCATAACGCTCCTTATAAAGAATATTTTAGATAAAAAGAAAAACCATGTTTATTATTCCATATTATTACATTTTAATATTTTATAGAACAAAATATTTTTATTAATAAAAAAGGTACAGATTCGAAATCCATCGAATCTGCACCTTTTTACCATAATCTACTTTCACAATCTTTTTACACTAAACTTATTGATATTATCAATTTGGTTTATATATGAAATACTAACCCAATAAGGTAACAACAATCGGAACGACAATTATAAAGAGTATAGTGCTCAATGTCACAACATTTGTAGAAAATTCCACATCTCCATCTCCCTGGTTAGCTAAAATTGGGAGGACGGCTAAGGCCGGAGCCGCCGATTGTACTACAAATGTATTAAATTCTTTTGTCTCCATACCGGAGGCTGCAAATTTTAATATAAAGTACATTGTAGCAGGTGCCAAAATAAAGCGTCCTACCAATGTGACAATGGTATCGATGTCAAAACGAATGGTCTTCAATCCCGCCTTGGCTAAGACAATTCCAATATATAGCAGAGACAAAGGCGTCACTATATTCCCGATGTAAGTCAAGGTATTTGTTGCAAAACTTGGTACTGAAATTCGCAAGATTAAGAAGACCAAGGCAACAAGGAAACCAACAAGGGGAGCAGGGAAGAGTTTCTTCCAATTAAATTTAGCTACTTGCTTACTTTTCCCTGACTTACTGTCTGTTGTCATCAGGTAAACGCCTAAAGTCCATGTAGAGACCGTATTGGTGATATAGTAGATGAGGAAATAAGGCAGTGCCTCATCACCGAAAAGAGCAATATTTAAAGGCAGACCAATGAAAATGGTATTAGCATTGACAAAGGTATTAATCATCGTACCACGACGCCCGGGGCGAACATTAAATATTTTTACAGCCGCAAATGCAAAGATATAGCCTAAAATACAAACACCAAAGGTATAAATCATACCACCGGACAGACTAATCAACTTATCCAAAGTCAGGTATTTCAAAACAGACACAAAGATGGAAACAGGCATTGCGACATTCATAATCAGCTTAGATAAATTACCGCCAAAACTATCATCGAACCATCCTCGTACCTGCAAGAAATAGCCCAGAATTATAAGGACTATAATAGGAATAATACTTTCAATTGAAGTTAAAAAAACCATATTCTATACTACTTCCTAGTACTTTGGATACCACTTAAGTTCACTAACAGCTTTCTTCATATCGGTTTCTTGACTTTGTGCCAATCCCTGCTCTTGAGCTTTTTTAGCAACCGCTTCCGCTACTTTACTTGAAACTTCTGCCACATAAGCAAATGGCGGCAAGACAGGTGCACCCGGTTTACCTGAATCAACTATACCGCTCAATGAATGTGCAGCTGCACCAATCATTTCATCTGTCAAGAGCTTAGCTTCTGAAGCAAGCATTCCAAGTCCCAGACCGGGATAGATAAGAGCATTATTAGCCTGACCAATCTGATAAGATACCCCTTTATAATCCACATTGTCGGAAGGTATTCCTGTCGCTACAAAAGCCTTTCCATCAGACCACTCAATCAAGTCTTTAGCACTTGCTTCTGCCAGCTCAGTTGGATTACTAAGCGGGAAAATAATTGGACGCTCAGTGTTTTGACACATAGCCTCAACAACCTCTTTTGTAAAGGTATTAGGTTTTGTTGATGTTCCTACCAAGATTGTCGGTTTAACCGTCTTTACAACTTCAAGCAAGTCTGTTAGCTTGTCAGCATTAGCAAAGTCAGAACGCTTCTTTGCAAATGGACGTTGCTCAGGTGTCAAATCATCCATATCATCAAAAAGAAGACCTTGTTTATCTACCATAAAGAAACGTTTGTAAGCCTCTTCTTCTGAGAGTCCTTCTGTAATCATTTCACTGAGAACACGTGATGCAATTCCTGCACCTGCTGTTCCACCGCCAAAGCAAAGATAGATTTGGTCTGTTAATTTTTCACCACTAATATCTAATGATCCGTAAATACCACCCAGTGTGACAATACCTGTTCCTTGGATATCATCATTGAAAGTAGGAATTTTATCCTTGTACTTGTTGAGAATATTGGCAGCATTTAGACGACCGAAATCTTCCCAGTGTAAGTAGAGCTTAGGGAAAAGTCGTTCAGCTGTTTGTACAAACTGATCAATAAAATCATAATAACGGTCTCCACGTACACGCTCATGGCGATTCCCAAGATAGTTAGGATTTTCCAGCAATTCTTTACGGTTAGTTCCGGCATCAATGACCAAAGGTAAAACAGTTGCAGGGTCAATACCGGCCGCTCCTGTGTAAACCATAAGCTTTCCAACTGAAATATCCACACCATTGGTTCCCCAGTCACCAATACCTAAAATTGCTTCTGCATCTGTCACAACAATAAGTCTAATATTACGGTCTCCGGCCGCATTCTTAAGGGTAGCTTCTATATTTTCAGGGTTGTTAATGTCTAAATAGCCCGCATATTGCGTATCAACAAACAAATCACTGTAATTTTCAATCGTAGTTGCAACCGTTGGATCATAAACAATCGGATTGAATTCGGCAATGTGTTGGCTAAAAAGATAGTAAAACAAGGTGCGATTAGTATTGAAGATTTCCATCAAGAACAAGCGTTTTTCCAGATTTGTTGCTTTTTTAGAAAAATGAGCATAGGTTTGTGCCGCTTGCTCCTCCAAAGTTTGCACATAAGGTGGCAAAACTCCAACTAAGCCAAGTTCTTTACGCTCTTCAAGTGTAAAGGCAGTTCCCTTATTTAAAAAGGGATTATTCAAAATATCATGTGCATTCATAATGCAACCTCCTTTAATTTTGTGTAATCATTATAACACAATTATATATCTAATATAATCTCTTGTAACAGATAAGTTTTTATATGTTTTTTAATAAAAATAGCATTAATTCACAATTAATTTATAAATTAATCCACTATATTCATATTATATGGTTTCTTTTACAATCTAATATTAATATCTGCATCTATTTCGATAAGACACTCTTTTTTCTTACTTTATCAAGGTCTTTGTTATTAAAAAAGGGGGCTGTCGGGAAATGACAGCCATAAAAAGGGGTGGTATGACTCAAAATGAATCATACCACCCTATTTACTATGAGCTGCTTTCACAATCTTTTTTTGTTTTTCCATTTTCACCTGCCATAATAATAGCTGCCATAATGCAAAGAAAACTTCCTATTATCAAATAAACCATTTCAAAGGTTCCGCTTGTACCATAGATTTCCAATACACCTTTGTATATTGAACCTGCACTAAGAGTTGCTATACCACATTTCCAAGGCAGGGTTACATTGTCCGAAACTGTTCTTTTTAAAATAAGATTATTTAAAAGACTTGGTATGAAAAGTCCTATAAAAGGTATCAAAAATGCATACATCATATAGCTTGAATATACGCCATGTGAAAAATACTCATATATCTGTCCGAATATAAATACAAATACTGAAACTCCAAGATAAATCCGTGATTTCTTCATCAGTTTCCACCTCCAATATATACTATATCACTTACCGATCTTTCCTGATTTGATCGCCCGTTTGTAGTAGGATTGTTTATGATCTCTCCCTTGAAAACCATAGTGGAAGAACCGCCACCATCCAGATTATAGGCATCTGTTACTCCAAGTTCTTTCATGAATGTTGCAAGTTCATAAAGGCTTAATCCTGCACTCTCGCTTGTTCTTCCGTCTGATACCACAAATACATAGTGATTGTTTCCAAGATATCCGATTGCCGTTCTCGGATTGCTTGCCATCGCCATTCCTACTTCATCATTTTCGCCTACCGATATTTCTCCATCCGCTAAAAGTACAGGACCGAATGATAGCACCTGATATGCTCCGCTTTGTAAAAGTTCTTCTGCACTTGTTTCATTCTCTGATACAAACTCAAACTCTCCGGTTTTAGTTATAACCAAGGCATCTCTGTCTCCTGATGTGTTTCTGTAAAGATTTCCGTTTCTTATAACATATCCTGCCTGTCTTGCACCATAGTAATCTCCATTGATAGCAAGGATGGCATTATTCTCTTCAGCTATATTTGAAGTTGTATCTGTAATATTTCTTCCGTAAGTATTATTTGCAAGTGCAGTCTTTAAAACCGAAACATCACTTACTGTTACATCCGCCACATAAATATCACTATCATATGCTCTGTACTGTTTTAATGTAATACTTGTATTACTGTCGGAATACTCTCCTATAACAGTACCTCCTTCAACTGTCTGCACATTAGCCACTGTAGCACTGCTTATTTCATCAGAATTTTCTTTTTCGGCACTGTTTGATGCTACATTTGTCTCTGATGTTAAATTTGTTGTTGTGCTTGTTCCGGTATTAAGTTTTTCTTGTATGGCAGCCTCCACACTTTCCTTTATACTGCTGCTTGTAGTTTCTGCGACTACATTTGAAGCCATTACACTTTGCATAGGATGCGGTATTACAAATGTATCTAAAAGAGCATATGTACTGAATGAAAATAAGGCTACGCCATATAATATGCCTAAACCCTTTTTATTTAATTTCTTCATATATTTTACTCCTGTCTATTTTAAAGAAGCGGCATAATTATTCTCTCTTACAGTCTCTTTTTTCTTTGCAAACACCAGATGTCTTTGCACAAAGTATGATACTGTAAATAAAACCACTTCTGTTATTATCTTAGCCAAATATGCATTTATATTTAATATTTCTACCATTCCTCGAAGAATTAAAGTATTCATTGAAAATATAAATGCCGCAAGTCCCAAATACGAGAGATATTCTCCTGCAAGATTCTTCTCGTCTTTTTTATTATTTTTAAACACAAACTTTTTATTTACAAAAAAGTTGAAGTGTAATGATATAATGCGGGCAATCGCATTTGAAAGTATTATGCTTCCTGAAAACAAAAAGCATATTGTGTAAAGTAAAAAATCTATAATAAAGGATAGAATAGAGCTGCCGCAAAACTTGAAGATCTGACTGTATATTCTTGCAGAGTCTTTTATAGTATCAAAGTGACTTTCTTCATTGTCATCGATATATATCGTTTCAATAGTGTACTCCTTCATCCTTATACCTTTTCTTGCAAAATGAAGTAACATATTCATCTCATACTCATACCTCTCTCCTTTTATTTGTAGCAGCTCCGGAATCAAACTTTTATGAAATGCCCTCATTCCGGTCTGAGTATCTTCAATATTTACGCCTGTAGAAATAGAAAATATCTTTTTGGTGATATAATTTCCTATTCTTGATCTTAGTGGCGAATCCTTCGACTGTTCTCTGCATCCAAGTATTAGGCTGTCTTCACTTTCCATTGATTTATCCAGCAGATATAGTGCGTCCTTTAGTGAATGCTGTCCGTCTGCGTCCAAAGTTATTACTACGAAATCATCTTCTAATTTATTTAAATAAGACAGACCTTCCTTTAGTGCGGCTCCCTTTCCCTGATTTACATAAAAGTGAATGACCTTTGCTCTACTGTTCTTTTCAAGTTGGGAAAATAGGGGAAGATATTCTTCCCCTGAACCGTCATTCACCACTACTACCTCTATTCCTCTTGCTTCAATGGACTGCACAAAATATATCAAATTTTCATTTGGCTTATATGCCGGTATTAGGGCAAATTTTCTTTTCATTACTTC is a window from the Lachnoanaerobaculum umeaense genome containing:
- a CDS encoding AEC family transporter, translating into MVFLTSIESIIPIIVLIILGYFLQVRGWFDDSFGGNLSKLIMNVAMPVSIFVSVLKYLTLDKLISLSGGMIYTFGVCILGYIFAFAAVKIFNVRPGRRGTMINTFVNANTIFIGLPLNIALFGDEALPYFLIYYITNTVSTWTLGVYLMTTDSKSGKSKQVAKFNWKKLFPAPLVGFLVALVFLILRISVPSFATNTLTYIGNIVTPLSLLYIGIVLAKAGLKTIRFDIDTIVTLVGRFILAPATMYFILKFAASGMETKEFNTFVVQSAAPALAVLPILANQGDGDVEFSTNVVTLSTILFIIVVPIVVTLLG
- a CDS encoding malolactic enzyme; its protein translation is MNAHDILNNPFLNKGTAFTLEERKELGLVGVLPPYVQTLEEQAAQTYAHFSKKATNLEKRLFLMEIFNTNRTLFYYLFSQHIAEFNPIVYDPTVATTIENYSDLFVDTQYAGYLDINNPENIEATLKNAAGDRNIRLIVVTDAEAILGIGDWGTNGVDISVGKLMVYTGAAGIDPATVLPLVIDAGTNRKELLENPNYLGNRHERVRGDRYYDFIDQFVQTAERLFPKLYLHWEDFGRLNAANILNKYKDKIPTFNDDIQGTGIVTLGGIYGSLDISGEKLTDQIYLCFGGGTAGAGIASRVLSEMITEGLSEEEAYKRFFMVDKQGLLFDDMDDLTPEQRPFAKKRSDFANADKLTDLLEVVKTVKPTILVGTSTKPNTFTKEVVEAMCQNTERPIIFPLSNPTELAEASAKDLIEWSDGKAFVATGIPSDNVDYKGVSYQIGQANNALIYPGLGLGMLASEAKLLTDEMIGAAAHSLSGIVDSGKPGAPVLPPFAYVAEVSSKVAEAVAKKAQEQGLAQSQETDMKKAVSELKWYPKY
- a CDS encoding phosphodiester glycosidase family protein is translated as MKKLNKKGLGILYGVALFSFSTYALLDTFVIPHPMQSVMASNVVAETTSSSIKESVEAAIQEKLNTGTSTTTNLTSETNVASNSAEKENSDEISSATVANVQTVEGGTVIGEYSDSNTSITLKQYRAYDSDIYVADVTVSDVSVLKTALANNTYGRNITDTTSNIAEENNAILAINGDYYGARQAGYVIRNGNLYRNTSGDRDALVITKTGEFEFVSENETSAEELLQSGAYQVLSFGPVLLADGEISVGENDEVGMAMASNPRTAIGYLGNNHYVFVVSDGRTSESAGLSLYELATFMKELGVTDAYNLDGGGSSTMVFKGEIINNPTTNGRSNQERSVSDIVYIGGGN
- a CDS encoding resolvase, with translation MTEALKELYEDLRKEVDVLELDRAGESGIVSTLVSLVKDGILSVDEAAKRAKMSVDKFEKYVK
- a CDS encoding bifunctional glycosyltransferase family 2/GtrA family protein, producing the protein MKRKFALIPAYKPNENLIYFVQSIEARGIEVVVVNDGSGEEYLPLFSQLEKNSRAKVIHFYVNQGKGAALKEGLSYLNKLEDDFVVITLDADGQHSLKDALYLLDKSMESEDSLILGCREQSKDSPLRSRIGNYITKKIFSISTGVNIEDTQTGMRAFHKSLIPELLQIKGERYEYEMNMLLHFARKGIRMKEYTIETIYIDDNEESHFDTIKDSARIYSQIFKFCGSSILSFIIDFLLYTICFLFSGSIILSNAIARIISLHFNFFVNKKFVFKNNKKDEKNLAGEYLSYLGLAAFIFSMNTLILRGMVEILNINAYLAKIITEVVLFTVSYFVQRHLVFAKKKETVRENNYAASLK